The genomic stretch CGTGCTTTTGCTGTTCCGGCGCCAGCATGTACGGCGTGCCGTGCAGGAACAGGTTGTACTCGCCCAGGGACTCGCCGTGGTCGGACAGGTACAGCATCGCGGTGTCGACCTTGTCCTGGTTGCTGCGCAGCACATCGATCAGGCTCGACAGCACATGGTCGGTGTAGACCAGCGTGTTGTCGTAGCCGTTGACGATGCTTTCGCGGCTGCAATTGTTCAGGGCGTTGCTTTCGCACACCGGGGTGAAGTGCTCGTATTCCTTGGGGTAACGCTTGAAGTATTCCGGCCCGTGGCTGCCCATCTGGTGCAGCACCAGCACGGTGTCCTTGTCCAGGCGGTCGATGAAGCCCTGCAAGCCTTGCAGGAGGATTTCGTCGCGGCACTCGCTGTTCGCGCACAGCGCCGGGTCTTTCAGGTTGCTGACGTCCTGCACGGTGACCCGGTCGCAGGTGCCCTTGCAGCCGGACTGGTTGTCGCGCCAGATCACCTCCAGGCCGGCGCGCTTGAGCACGTCCAGCAACCCTTCCTGGTTCTTCGCCTTGCTGGCGTCGTAGTCCTGGCGGCCCATGTCGGAGAACATGCACGGCACCGACACGGCGGTTTCGGTGCCGCACGAGTGCACGTCGGTGAAGGCGATCAGGCCGGCTTCCTTGTCCAGTTTCGGCGTGGTGTCCCGGTCGTAGCCGAGGATGCCGAAGTTCTCCGCCCGGGCGCTCTCGCCCACCACCAGCACGGTCAGCGACTTGCGCGGACGGTCCTGCACGGCCGGACTGCGCCGGGCGTCTTCGCCGATCTTGACGAACGGCTGCTGCGCCGAGGCGACCTGTTCGCGCAGATAACCGGCCGAGGCGCCGATGTAGTTGCTCGGCACCAGCATCAGGCGCAGTTCATGGTGATTGCGGAACAACGATGACAAGCCCTGATAGTTGGCCAGCGCCACCCCGCCGATGACCGCCGCCGAGGCGACGCACACGATAACTTTGCTCAACAGTTCCCGGTGCCACTTTCGGTAGTTGACCGGAACTTTCCACAACAGCCAGGTCGGTAAGACCCCGAGCAGGAGAATATAAACAAACAACTTCAAGGACAGCAGGTCGCGAACTTCCGTGGCATTGGTTTCGGCGAAGTTGCGAAACATGCCCGCATCAATCAATACGCCATATTGGCTCATGAAGTAGGCCACGCCGGCGCTGACCAGAAACATCAGGCTCAGCAGCGGCTTCATCACCGGCCGGAACGCCAGCAGCGTCAGCACGATGTTGTAGGCCGCGAAAATCATGACGCCGAAGGCGATGCGCATGGCGATGCCTTTGCCGTCCGCCGACGTGATGTCGGACAGGTGCTGCCAGAGCACGCCATTGAATCCGAGCAAAAGAAAGGCACTGGCCAACAACGTCACCCATTCCGGGCGCACGGCTTTTAACTTCAGCATAAAGAGGGGCATTTCCTGAAAGAAGCGCTGTGACCAATTGTGAAAATTTCATTGATCAAGGCGGAACAAACTTTAAGCAGGCAACCATCAATTTTTTGTGAAAAAGAAGCCAACGAATGGTTGGCCTGATGTATTTGAGAATAGTTCGTTCACAGGTTTTGCCCGGACGGTGTGGCGCCATCGCTGGCACAACCGACACCTGTGGTGACCGCCACGCCGTGATATCGACTTTTCAAATGCCACCGCAGACTTTCTGATTTGCCCGTCCGCAGGCCCCGCGCGCCTAATCGACCGCCTCCCGTCCTAAGGTTCGTCAATGGAAAGCGTGCGCACCACAACCACCCGTCCTGCCGCCTGGCTGATGCTCGGCATCGTGCTGGTCGCCCTCAACCTGCGCCCGTCGATGGCGGCGGTCGGCCCCTTGCTGTCGGCCATCCGCAGCGACATCCCGCTGAGCTTCAGCCTCGCGTCCCTGTTGACCATGCTGCCGGTGACGGCGATGGGGCTGGCGATGTTCTTCGGCCTGGGCATCAGCCGGCGCCTGGGCGAACGGCGCACGGTGCTGCTGTCGTTGCTGGTCATCGGCCTGGCAAGCTTGTCGCGGCTGTTCCTCGATTCGGCGCCGCCGCTGATCGCCAGTGCGGTGCTCGCCGGGATCGGCATCGCGCTGATTCAGGCCCTGATGCCGGCGCTGATCAAATCGCACTTTCCCGACCACGTCGCGCTGTGCATGGGGCTGTACGTCACCTCGATCATGGGCGGCGCCGCGCTGGCCGCCTCGCTCGCGCCGCTGGTGCTGCTGCACGGCGGCAGCTGGCGCGAAGGGCTGGCGCTCTGGTCGGCCTTGGCGCTGTTCGCCGCAATGGCGTGGCAGATGCAAGGTGCGGGGTCGTCTCCCGTCGCGGCGGCGAAGGCCGGGAGGGAATCCTTTTTCTCCAATGCCCGCGCCTGGTGGCTGGCGCTCTTCTTCGGCCTCGGCACGGCGTCCTACACCTGCGTGCTGGCCTGGCTGGCGCCGTACTGCATGGAGCAAGGCTTCAGTGAGCAGCACGCCGGCCTGGTGCTGGGTTTCCTCACCGCCATGGAGGTGGTCGCCGGCCTGGCGGTGCCCGCCATCGCCAACCGCAGCCGTGACCGGCGAGGAGTGCTCGGCGGGCTGCTCGTGCTGATCATCGCCGGCTTCTGCGGCCTGATCCTCAGCCCGCACCACCTGGGCCTGCTGTGGCCCTGCCTGCTGGGCCTGGGCATCGGCGGCCTGTTTCCCATGAGCCTGATCGTGTCCCTGGAT from Pseudomonas ekonensis encodes the following:
- a CDS encoding cyanate transporter encodes the protein MESVRTTTTRPAAWLMLGIVLVALNLRPSMAAVGPLLSAIRSDIPLSFSLASLLTMLPVTAMGLAMFFGLGISRRLGERRTVLLSLLVIGLASLSRLFLDSAPPLIASAVLAGIGIALIQALMPALIKSHFPDHVALCMGLYVTSIMGGAALAASLAPLVLLHGGSWREGLALWSALALFAAMAWQMQGAGSSPVAAAKAGRESFFSNARAWWLALFFGLGTASYTCVLAWLAPYCMEQGFSEQHAGLVLGFLTAMEVVAGLAVPAIANRSRDRRGVLGGLLVLIIAGFCGLILSPHHLGLLWPCLLGLGIGGLFPMSLIVSLDHLDDPQRAGGLTAFVQGIGYLIAGLSPLLAGFIRDRSGSFEGAWWSLTAVMALMLLMVLRFDPKHYARHIR
- a CDS encoding phosphoethanolamine transferase encodes the protein MLKLKAVRPEWVTLLASAFLLLGFNGVLWQHLSDITSADGKGIAMRIAFGVMIFAAYNIVLTLLAFRPVMKPLLSLMFLVSAGVAYFMSQYGVLIDAGMFRNFAETNATEVRDLLSLKLFVYILLLGVLPTWLLWKVPVNYRKWHRELLSKVIVCVASAAVIGGVALANYQGLSSLFRNHHELRLMLVPSNYIGASAGYLREQVASAQQPFVKIGEDARRSPAVQDRPRKSLTVLVVGESARAENFGILGYDRDTTPKLDKEAGLIAFTDVHSCGTETAVSVPCMFSDMGRQDYDASKAKNQEGLLDVLKRAGLEVIWRDNQSGCKGTCDRVTVQDVSNLKDPALCANSECRDEILLQGLQGFIDRLDKDTVLVLHQMGSHGPEYFKRYPKEYEHFTPVCESNALNNCSRESIVNGYDNTLVYTDHVLSSLIDVLRSNQDKVDTAMLYLSDHGESLGEYNLFLHGTPYMLAPEQQKHVAMLAWFSDSYQKAYSVDTHCLQLSRDKPLSQDNLFHSMLGLLEVQSNVYRHDLDLFAGCRGAVIDGVLAKD